TACCAGGTGTCATTTTTGACTCCATACTCACAACACTGAACTCTACCGTATCATGTATACACTCGGCATGTGCAGAGCGAATACACATTTCTTCCGACTGGGTTTTACATCCATCTTTATGTGCTAAGTAGCCACCGAATACATGCTAATACCCCACCGGCAAACAATAGATGAGATCCCCCTCCCAACTCCCAAAGATTTATCCCGATAACCGCGAGGTATTAAAAGGTAACTGGCGATAAGAGACTATAGGTGTAATCCGCTGATATTGATCAAGGCACTCAAGTATTTTATCGTTATATTGGTACCGACTGATCGGTCACATGCCCGATAAATATCCAATAAGGAGTCTACGCTATGGCAGTACAATTGGGAGGTGGTTATGCCGCTTATCGCTTCAGACCTGAGTGCACTTGGGTAACAGGTACCAACGCAGGAGAGTTGCGATCTGATGGTTACGGTTCCTGCGTGGGGCTAGTACTCTATAGTGGCGCCCCCAGAAAGATAGGTGTAGTTGCTCACTTCTCTGGCTCAATGCAAGCCCCTCAGGTAAGGGCTGATGCCCTTGAGATAATGGCAGCGGTCTGCCCTATTGCGCCAGGAAGAAAATGGAGAGGCTGGGTATTTGGTGGTGTGTCCCTCAATGGCAGCTCTTCTTATCAAACCATGAGCGGAAACGGCTCCAGCCTAAGACATACTCAAGCCCTGATTGATGAAGTACGTAGTGTATTGGATTTTAATCGAATGTTTGATGTCAATTTTAATATCTCCAATCTTGAAAAATTTACGTTCACCAGCCAGGGGGTTTTTGACGAGATGAGCCTGCGTCAAGGTGATAACTATGTTGGGCATCAAGGTGTAAAGCTTGATCTGGCTACCGGAAAAGTCACCTGGGATGATCGCAGCCACGGCTCAGGAAAGTCCAAAACAAAAGAAATGGTTAATTCCATGTTCTAAATCGAGAAGATGACCTGACTCGTGTCTACTACTGCGAGTCAGGTCTAATCCTGTCTTCTGTCATTCAGGGATACCCCAATAAATACGACATAGCTTCCTGGAAGTGAAAGGGCTGATGACAAAACTATATGGAGGCAATTAAAATCTGTGTTAGCTCTTGAGGCATATCTATCATCACATCATGACCGCAAGGCAAAGAAACTGCCTGCCATTCAGCGTCCAGCTGGGCTCTGTCGAAGAATGGCCTGCCAATGCCCGGACTCCAGCCAGTGGCATAGATATATACGTGTCTGCGTACCAGCGTCTCTCTATTTTTCAAACGAATTGATTGCTCAAAGGACTTAAGAGGATGATCGACGCACAACCGATCTACCCAGGCCCGATCTTGAGCATTAACCCCAAACTCTTTAGCTGGTGTCGGCGCTACCCGAAAGCCTGAATCTGAAATTTTGGCACTTTCCAGTAAACTAGCCCCAACTTCAGTGGGCAGAAGATCCAGGGTATTCTGTCCATCAGTTGGCACTAATCCATCAAGGTAAACAAGTGAAGAAATATGTTGGGGTGCTCTATCGGCAACACCGGTAATTACCATTCCCCCATAGCTGTGACCACACAAGATAATGTCAGAGAGTTCTTCATAATGAAGGACTCCAAGAACGTCCTGGACATGTGTATCCAAGTCAATCTTATCATCCAAAAGATGAGCCCGCTCTCCAAGGCCAGTCAAAGTGGGGGTGAATACTTCATGACCAGCCTTGCGCAGCAGCGATGCTGCCCTCTTCCAACACCAGCCGCCCTGCCAAGCCCCATGAACCAAGACGAAAGTTGCCATATGTTATCTCTATTTCATTTCACCGACACGCCATAAACAAAAAATCATCAAGCTGTTTTAAATGCGGATTAAATAGTGGGATTTTATCCTGCTAAATTTATAAGATCAACATTCTTATCAATACAAGTGTCAACAAGCTCAAAATTATTATATACCTTACTGAAAGATTATTATGTTAGCTAAAATGCTAAAGATCACGTTAAGCCCACCTTGGTTTCTTATCTCTCAAAGATCATCAATTAAACCAAAAAAATCAAGGCCACCTCCTATCATACAGCGCATAAAGCTGACATCTCTATCAAACCATACCAACAACCTAACTATTTAGAGAATTGGCAGCGGTAACGTACATTTAAAAATATATTTCCAACTTAAATATTTCAGGAAAAATAGTAATCAGTTCGCTCTATTTGGCTGGCGATTAATATACTATAGTAGTGGTAGTGATTTCGAAGAATTAATCATATTCATTGGTATTGCTTTTCTGTACATATTTATTCTGGCAGTGACTCCTAGCCCCTAGAGAGCTCATAAGAAATTAAAAAAACTTCCAAAATAAAAGTCTGCCTAATTTAATTTACTATAGGACGACACAAGGTCATATGAGGATAACAGCATAACCTATTGCGATCATTTAAAACGCTTACTGTCAATTACAGCTTAGAAAATCATAACAACCTAGGCATCGACTGTAATGACCTCACCTGTAATAAAGCCGTCTACAGACCGTGCAAACGCCTTGCCCACTAAGCTTCCAGGTACGGGCTGAAATCCTGACATCATCTCTCCATACACATCCCATGCCTCTTCAATAACCGTTGGATTGATTGAATTTATACGAATTCCTCTAGGTAACTCATAGGCTACACACTTCACAAAGGTATCAATAGCACCACTGGTGGTCGCATCAGCGATTGCCATGGGAATTGCCTTGGAACTTAGTATGCCAGTTATCAAGGAAAATGAACCACCATCATTAATGTACTCTTGACCAATACGAACCAGATTAATCTGTCCCATCATTTTACTGAGCACCGTAGTCATCCATTGATCCTCGTTCATATCAGTAAAATTTGCGTACTCACAAATCCCAACCGTATTGACAACAGCATCAAATGAACCAACCTGCTCGAATAGCTTACGGATAGAGGGTTCACTGCCAATATCCACTTGATGGTCACATCCCGTACCTGACATGCTGGCGGTAATCACCTGATGGTGCGTCAACCCACTCAAAGCGGCTTGGCCGATTTTGCCTGATGCGCCAATTACAATAACCTTCTTCATTTCTACCTCTCGTTATTTTCAACTAATCCTAGTCAGTGAGTAGATATAGTAGGCACCTAGAGATACAATTAAAAACAGTTATCACTTGTAAGAGATACAAGTATGAAAGATATAGATAGGTTGGAAATAAAACAGTTAAGGTTGCTACAGGCTCTTCTAAGGGAGCGAAATGCTTCCCGTGTTGCCCAGAAGGTAGGCCTGACTCAACAGGCAGTCAGTGATCAACTGAGGAAACTGAGAGATATCTTTAAGGATCGACTATTCCTACGTAAGAGCAACGGGCTAGTGCCGACACCCTATGCCGAGCAACTGGGCAGCAAGATTGACGAATTACTCCTGAGTTTTGAGCAACTATTAGAGCCTGAGTCATTTGATCCCAAATGTATTGAGGGTACCTATGTCATTGCCGCTACTGACTACGCTCAACAGGTGGTATTACCTGAAGTCATCGCAAAAATAAGACAGCAGGCCCCGGGCTTGAGAATCATCATTCAAGATTTAAATATGAATAATCTAGGTCATTCTCTTGAAATGGGAAAAATCAATTTGGTGATCGCATTTCCTGAATTTGTGCCCAGCAGCTACCTGTCCAAGACGTTGTTTTCCGACCACCATATTTGTGTTGTCTCAAAAAAATCACCCCTAGCTAAGAAAAAATTAAGCCTAAAAGACCTTGCTAACTACCC
This DNA window, taken from Microbulbifer sp. GL-2, encodes the following:
- a CDS encoding LysR family transcriptional regulator, whose amino-acid sequence is MKDIDRLEIKQLRLLQALLRERNASRVAQKVGLTQQAVSDQLRKLRDIFKDRLFLRKSNGLVPTPYAEQLGSKIDELLLSFEQLLEPESFDPKCIEGTYVIAATDYAQQVVLPEVIAKIRQQAPGLRIIIQDLNMNNLGHSLEMGKINLVIAFPEFVPSSYLSKTLFSDHHICVVSKKSPLAKKKLSLKDLANYPQIIASPTRPNFRGSIDTWFEQHGLKCNFVISAPCFSIVPFYLEKTEAIAFLPSRALDGSNLVPLKLSERPVSFDVVAAWHPRSSNEALHNWVVSFL
- a CDS encoding short chain dehydrogenase — protein: MKKVIVIGASGKIGQAALSGLTHHQVITASMSGTGCDHQVDIGSEPSIRKLFEQVGSFDAVVNTVGICEYANFTDMNEDQWMTTVLSKMMGQINLVRIGQEYINDGGSFSLITGILSSKAIPMAIADATTSGAIDTFVKCVAYELPRGIRINSINPTVIEEAWDVYGEMMSGFQPVPGSLVGKAFARSVDGFITGEVITVDA
- a CDS encoding alpha/beta hydrolase family protein, which translates into the protein MATFVLVHGAWQGGWCWKRAASLLRKAGHEVFTPTLTGLGERAHLLDDKIDLDTHVQDVLGVLHYEELSDIILCGHSYGGMVITGVADRAPQHISSLVYLDGLVPTDGQNTLDLLPTEVGASLLESAKISDSGFRVAPTPAKEFGVNAQDRAWVDRLCVDHPLKSFEQSIRLKNRETLVRRHVYIYATGWSPGIGRPFFDRAQLDAEWQAVSLPCGHDVMIDMPQELTQILIASI